One stretch of Melospiza georgiana isolate bMelGeo1 chromosome 30, bMelGeo1.pri, whole genome shotgun sequence DNA includes these proteins:
- the LOC131094590 gene encoding zinc finger protein 239-like, with translation MGVVPVPKAPLPLPALRPPPRPAPQETLGENGDSAPPVAVSSPPLPAVLLFAVSAPAESLMLGNETTSAASRSEEERSSLAPAPLPLPPAFLLPQAETVPVPDGAEDGAEPAALSEQPAAAPTSSVAHEQLYDGEKPHKCLECGKSYRQSSTLICHQMIHTGECGECGKGFSCSSALIRHQHIHTGERPYKCPQCQKRFQTSSNLLQHQRMHTEERPFFCPDCGKGFKRKSNLITHQRIPIRERPYQCPECGKRFRISSDLLRHKWIHTGERPFCCPECGKGFKHNCNLVTHRCIHTGKRPYECHQCRKSFTQSSALTSHQRRHR, from the exons atgggggtggtACCGGTCCCCAAggcccccctgcccctgccagccctgcggCCGCCTCCAAGACCTGCCCCGCAG GAGACGCTCGGCGAAAACGGAGACTCCGCGCCACCCGTGGCTGTTTCGTCGCCGCCCCTCccggctgtgctgctgtttgcagttTCGGCCCCTGCTGAGTCATTGATGCTAGGCAACGAAACCACGTCTGCTGCTTCCCGCTCAGAAGAGGAGAGGTCctccctggctccagcccccCTGCCACTTCCACCGGCCTTCCTGCTGCCTCAAGCCGAGACGGTCCCTGTCCCAGATGGTGCTGAAGATGGCGCCGAACCCGCGGCACTCTCGGAGCAGCCCGCGGCTGCTCCTACATCCAGC gtgGCCCATGAGCAACTTtatgatggggagaagccccacaagtgtttggagtgtgggaagagctacaggcagagcagcaccctgatctgccaccagatgatccacaccGGGGaatgtggggaatgtgggaaaggcttcagctgcagctctgccctcatcAGGCACCAacacatccacactggggagaggccctacaagtgtccccagtgtcagaagagatttcagaccagctccaatctcctccagcaccagcggATGCACACCGAGGAGAGGCCTTTCTTCTGCCCTGACTGTGGTAAGGGCTTCAAGCGCAAGTCCAACCTCATCACCCACCAACGCATCCCCATCAGGGAGAGGCCCTATCAATGTCCcgagtgtgggaagaggtttcgGATCAGCTCTGATCTCCTCCGCCACAAGTGGATTCACACTGGCGAgaggcccttctgctgccctgaatgcgggaagggcttcaagcacaactgCAACCTGGTCACCCACCGGTGCATCCACACTGGGaagaggccctatgagtgtcACCAGTGTAGGAAGAGCttcacccagagctctgccttgaCCAGTCACCAACGGAGGCACCGGTAA